A genome region from Stenotrophomonas bentonitica includes the following:
- a CDS encoding DNA internalization-related competence protein ComEC/Rec2 gives MSCVSHRSPRIFAAPLPMFGKAAAAALLCGACGVVFAPVLMPVVAAWCALCAGVLLWCSWGRGRWCGALLVGIGWTTVQGIAGLDLQLPAHATSREYTVQGRVVDLPQHGPRSTQFRFHVDDVPAQPDSLRGRELALAWYDAAPTRAPAPRLAVQAGARWQFQARLRPPRGLRNPGSFDAERHALLQRLAGTGHVRAGRALGPPMGLPAWRERMAAAIAVQVPGPGARFVQALALGDTRALGQRDWDDLRALGLTHLIAISGFHVGLVAGFSAALASLIWRAVSMLGLYWPRPLAAALAAVAGAAMYAAAAGFALPTVRTVLMIAVVALARCTRRPGSVGQSLALAALAVLLVDPLSLLAPGFWLSFAGVLWLVWCLPGRDLHWLRTFLAAQGVATLALLPLTVALFGQASRAGPLVNLLAIPWWSLVVVPLSLLGTGLEALCEGAGRWPWRAAAACFEASWWLFGIVAQQPWALWWAPVAGAGAVPAALFGVFWLLLPRAAGARVPALLLCLPLLWPARDRPAPGEVELLVMDVGQGLAVWVRTHRHRMLYDAGPAAEGGFDAGERIVVPTLHAVGEAGLDRVLLSHGDRDHAGGMPAVRLHFGTPPLHAPAGAVRADLTPCQRGDRWRWDQVDFSVLHPPATMAYAGNASSCVLRIQTVHGAVLLTGDIGHAEEARLLAAAPGALRAEVALVAHHGSAGSSSPDWVQAVAPRLAIVSAGHGNRFGHPRREVVQRWRAAGAEVLGTADSGALRIWLGRDGLQIREQRLFERRWWDAAERARSAAILSAVINTANGPEG, from the coding sequence ATGTCATGCGTGTCGCACCGGTCCCCTCGAATTTTCGCCGCGCCGTTGCCGATGTTCGGCAAAGCGGCCGCGGCGGCGCTGCTGTGCGGCGCCTGCGGGGTGGTGTTCGCGCCGGTGCTGATGCCAGTGGTCGCGGCGTGGTGCGCGCTGTGCGCCGGCGTCCTGCTCTGGTGCAGCTGGGGGCGTGGACGCTGGTGCGGCGCGTTGCTGGTGGGCATCGGCTGGACCACGGTGCAGGGGATTGCCGGACTGGACCTGCAGCTGCCGGCCCACGCGACCTCCCGCGAGTACACGGTGCAGGGCAGGGTGGTGGACCTGCCGCAGCATGGTCCACGCAGTACCCAGTTCCGTTTTCACGTTGACGACGTTCCGGCCCAGCCGGACAGCCTGCGCGGTCGCGAGCTGGCGCTGGCCTGGTACGACGCCGCGCCCACCCGCGCGCCTGCACCGCGCCTGGCCGTGCAGGCCGGTGCCCGCTGGCAGTTCCAGGCGCGCCTGCGCCCGCCACGGGGACTGCGCAACCCCGGCAGTTTCGATGCCGAACGGCATGCGCTGCTGCAGCGGCTGGCCGGCACCGGGCATGTGCGCGCGGGCAGGGCGCTGGGCCCGCCGATGGGACTGCCGGCCTGGCGCGAGCGCATGGCCGCGGCCATCGCCGTGCAGGTGCCGGGCCCCGGCGCGCGCTTCGTGCAGGCGCTGGCGCTGGGCGACACCCGGGCGCTGGGGCAGCGCGACTGGGATGACCTGCGCGCGCTGGGCCTGACCCATCTGATCGCCATTTCGGGGTTCCACGTGGGGCTGGTCGCGGGGTTTTCGGCGGCGTTGGCGTCGCTCATATGGCGGGCGGTCTCGATGCTGGGCCTGTACTGGCCACGGCCACTGGCCGCCGCCCTGGCGGCCGTGGCCGGAGCCGCGATGTACGCCGCAGCGGCCGGCTTCGCCCTGCCGACCGTGCGCACGGTGTTGATGATCGCGGTGGTGGCGCTGGCCCGCTGCACGCGGCGGCCAGGTTCGGTCGGCCAGTCGCTGGCGCTGGCGGCATTGGCGGTGCTGCTGGTCGACCCGCTGTCGCTGCTGGCGCCGGGGTTCTGGCTCAGTTTCGCCGGCGTGCTGTGGCTGGTCTGGTGCCTGCCGGGGCGCGACCTGCACTGGCTGCGCACCTTCCTGGCCGCGCAGGGCGTGGCCACGCTGGCGCTGCTGCCGCTGACCGTGGCGCTGTTCGGCCAGGCCTCGCGCGCCGGGCCGCTGGTGAACCTGCTGGCGATCCCCTGGTGGAGCCTGGTGGTGGTGCCGCTGTCGTTGCTGGGTACAGGACTGGAAGCCCTATGCGAAGGCGCCGGACGCTGGCCATGGCGCGCGGCCGCCGCCTGCTTCGAGGCGAGCTGGTGGCTGTTCGGCATCGTCGCGCAGCAGCCTTGGGCGTTGTGGTGGGCACCCGTGGCGGGCGCAGGCGCCGTACCGGCAGCCCTGTTCGGCGTGTTCTGGCTGCTGCTGCCGCGTGCCGCAGGGGCGCGTGTTCCGGCCCTGCTGCTGTGCCTGCCGCTGCTGTGGCCGGCCCGCGACCGCCCTGCGCCCGGCGAGGTCGAACTGCTGGTCATGGACGTGGGCCAGGGCCTGGCGGTGTGGGTACGCACCCATCGCCACCGCATGCTGTACGACGCCGGACCGGCGGCAGAGGGCGGCTTCGACGCCGGCGAGCGGATCGTCGTGCCGACCCTGCACGCGGTGGGCGAAGCCGGCCTGGACCGCGTACTGCTCAGCCACGGCGACCGCGATCACGCGGGCGGCATGCCGGCCGTGCGCCTCCACTTCGGCACTCCGCCACTGCATGCCCCGGCCGGTGCGGTGCGCGCCGACCTCACGCCCTGCCAGCGCGGGGACCGCTGGCGCTGGGACCAGGTCGACTTCAGCGTCCTGCACCCGCCAGCGACGATGGCCTACGCCGGCAATGCCAGCAGCTGCGTGCTGCGCATCCAGACCGTCCACGGCGCCGTGCTGCTGACCGGCGACATTGGCCACGCCGAGGAAGCGCGCCTGCTGGCGGCCGCCCCCGGCGCGCTGCGCGCCGAGGTCGCGCTGGTGGCCCACCACGGCAGCGCCGGGTCCTCCAGCCCCGACTGGGTGCAGGCGGTGGCGCCACGCCTGGCCATCGTCTCGGCCGGGCACGGCAACCGCTTCGGCCACCCGCGCCGCGAGGTGGTGCAGCGTTGGCGCGCGGCCGGGGCCGAGGTGCTGGGTACCGCCGACAGCGGCGCGTTGCGGATATGGCTGGGCCGGGACGGGCTGCAGATCCGCGAACAGCGTCTTTTCGAACGCCGTTGGTGGGATGCCGCGGAGCGGGCGCGGTCGGCTGCTATCCTATCGGCGGTCATAAACACGGCCAATGGGCCGGAGGGTTGA
- a CDS encoding MotA/TolQ/ExbB proton channel family protein, with the protein MWELVKAGGWPMLPLLLLGVLALAIVLERFWTLRRNEVLPPGLGQEVRNWAARGKLDPTHIQSLRANSPLGALLAVALEARNRPRDQIRERIEDAGRHLVHRMERFLNALGTIASAGPLLGLLGTVVGMIQMFMGILDHGVGDVNQLAGGIGKALVCTATGMIVAIPALMFHRYFKGRIGGYVIEMEMEASALLDALDGRPSVLNTPPRAGAASAAAAPVTAKG; encoded by the coding sequence GTGTGGGAACTGGTCAAGGCCGGTGGCTGGCCGATGCTGCCGCTGCTGCTGTTGGGCGTACTGGCTTTGGCGATTGTCCTGGAGCGTTTCTGGACCTTGCGGCGCAATGAGGTCCTGCCCCCGGGGCTGGGCCAGGAAGTGCGCAACTGGGCCGCGCGCGGCAAGCTCGACCCCACTCACATCCAGTCGCTGCGGGCCAACTCGCCGCTGGGCGCACTGCTGGCCGTGGCGCTGGAAGCGCGCAACCGCCCGCGCGACCAGATCCGCGAGCGCATCGAAGATGCCGGCCGGCACCTGGTGCACCGCATGGAGCGTTTCCTGAACGCGCTGGGCACGATCGCCTCGGCCGGTCCGCTGCTGGGCCTGCTCGGCACCGTGGTCGGCATGATCCAGATGTTCATGGGCATCCTCGACCACGGCGTGGGCGACGTGAACCAGCTGGCCGGCGGCATCGGCAAGGCGCTGGTGTGCACCGCCACCGGCATGATCGTGGCCATTCCGGCGCTGATGTTCCATCGCTACTTCAAGGGCCGCATCGGCGGATACGTGATCGAGATGGAAATGGAGGCGTCGGCCCTGCTCGACGCGTTGGACGGCCGCCCCAGCGTTCTGAACACGCCGCCCCGCGCCGGCGCCGCGTCTGCGGCCGCTGCGCCTGTCACGGCCAAGGGCTGA
- a CDS encoding ExbD/TolR family protein, whose product MRIRNDRVQDEVHIDLVPLIDVILVLIIFFVVTTTFDARSTLQLQLPTASQQDTTEPPRSLSVLVNAEGRYFINDQEVLRTDVESVKQTIAAVAGSDREQTVLLRADARTPYQAVVTAQDALGQLGFRRIAIATAPEVRP is encoded by the coding sequence ATGCGCATCCGCAACGACCGGGTCCAGGACGAGGTGCATATCGATCTGGTACCCCTGATCGACGTCATCCTCGTGCTGATCATCTTCTTCGTGGTCACCACTACCTTCGACGCGCGCTCGACCCTGCAGCTGCAGCTGCCGACCGCCAGCCAGCAGGACACCACCGAGCCGCCGCGCTCGCTGAGCGTGCTGGTCAACGCCGAAGGCCGTTACTTCATCAACGACCAGGAAGTGCTGCGCACCGACGTCGAGTCGGTCAAGCAGACCATTGCCGCCGTCGCCGGCAGCGACCGTGAGCAGACCGTGCTGCTGCGCGCCGACGCGCGCACTCCGTACCAGGCCGTGGTCACGGCCCAGGACGCCCTGGGCCAGCTCGGCTTCCGCCGCATCGCCATCGCTACCGCGCCGGAGGTGCGTCCATGA
- the msbA gene encoding lipid A export permease/ATP-binding protein MsbA, whose product MSKQHAPVWPIYKRLLGYTRAYWVFMVAAVIAMVVEALAGYHFTKLMEPLVNRGFVNPEPRMAVILPLTILGLFMMRSLATLVSDYALARTGRSVVRDLREQVLSKYLHLPSSHFDSEATPVMVSRLNYDTEQVTQASADALKTLVADTLTIIAMLVVMLQMSVKVTVAMLVVVPLIGVIVSFVGKRYRRISRGIQDGMGSMAQTAEQSLAAQQEVKVHGTQAHEIARYSRLANRMLGLNMKVETTRALASSTVQFLAALALAVIVWVSTREALAGRLNAGQFMGLMTSMMAIIPSLRRLTSVQTSISRGVAAAERLFGILDLPVERDQGSTRAQRVRGELSFEHVMLRYREDTGIALDDITFEAKPGTVTAIVGRSGSGKTSLIRLVPRFYEPSGGCIRLDGVPLDDYPLADLRRQVAMVGQKVMLFDDTVGANIAYGMDATDEQIRKAAEAANAWEFIERMPQQLQTPVGENGALLSGGQRQRLAIARAILRDAPVLILDEATAALDNESERLVQDALQRLMPERTTLVIAHRLSTIEHADQVLVMDHGRIVERGTHSELLALGGLYEHLHKMQFRERQP is encoded by the coding sequence ATGAGTAAACAACACGCACCGGTCTGGCCGATCTACAAACGCCTGCTCGGATACACCCGCGCCTACTGGGTGTTCATGGTCGCCGCCGTCATCGCGATGGTGGTCGAAGCGCTGGCCGGCTACCACTTCACCAAGCTGATGGAGCCGCTGGTCAACCGCGGCTTCGTCAATCCCGAGCCGCGCATGGCGGTGATCCTGCCGCTGACCATCCTCGGGCTGTTCATGATGCGCAGCCTGGCCACCCTGGTCAGCGACTACGCGCTGGCCCGCACCGGGCGCAGCGTGGTCCGCGACCTGCGCGAGCAGGTGCTGTCCAAGTACCTGCACCTGCCGTCGTCGCACTTCGACAGCGAAGCCACGCCGGTCATGGTCAGCCGCCTGAACTACGACACCGAGCAGGTCACCCAGGCCAGCGCCGACGCGCTCAAGACTTTGGTCGCCGATACCCTGACCATCATCGCCATGCTGGTGGTGATGCTGCAGATGAGCGTCAAGGTCACCGTGGCGATGCTGGTGGTGGTGCCGCTGATCGGCGTGATCGTGTCGTTCGTGGGCAAGCGCTACCGGCGCATCAGCCGTGGCATCCAGGACGGCATGGGCAGCATGGCGCAGACCGCCGAGCAGTCGCTGGCCGCGCAGCAGGAAGTAAAGGTGCATGGCACCCAGGCGCATGAGATCGCGCGCTATTCGCGCCTGGCCAACCGCATGCTCGGCCTCAACATGAAGGTGGAAACCACGCGCGCGCTGGCCTCCAGCACCGTACAGTTCCTGGCCGCGCTGGCGCTGGCGGTGATCGTGTGGGTGTCCACCCGCGAGGCACTCGCCGGACGCTTGAACGCCGGTCAGTTCATGGGCCTGATGACCTCGATGATGGCCATCATTCCCTCGCTGCGCCGCCTGACCAGCGTGCAGACCTCGATCTCGCGCGGCGTGGCCGCCGCCGAACGCCTGTTCGGCATCCTCGACCTGCCGGTCGAGCGCGACCAGGGCAGCACCCGTGCCCAGCGCGTGCGCGGCGAACTGTCGTTCGAGCACGTGATGCTGCGCTATCGCGAGGACACCGGCATCGCGCTGGACGACATCACCTTCGAAGCCAAGCCGGGCACCGTCACCGCCATCGTCGGCCGCTCCGGCAGCGGCAAGACCAGCCTGATCCGCCTGGTGCCGCGCTTCTACGAACCCAGCGGCGGCTGCATCCGTCTCGACGGCGTGCCGCTGGACGACTACCCGCTGGCCGACCTGCGCCGCCAGGTCGCGATGGTCGGGCAGAAGGTCATGCTGTTCGACGACACCGTGGGCGCCAACATCGCCTACGGCATGGATGCCACCGACGAACAGATCCGCAAGGCCGCCGAAGCCGCCAACGCGTGGGAGTTCATCGAGCGCATGCCGCAGCAGCTGCAGACCCCGGTCGGTGAGAACGGTGCGCTGCTTTCCGGTGGCCAGCGCCAGCGCCTGGCGATCGCCCGCGCGATCCTGCGCGACGCGCCGGTGCTGATCCTGGACGAAGCCACCGCCGCGCTGGACAACGAATCCGAGCGGCTGGTGCAGGACGCACTGCAGCGCCTGATGCCCGAACGCACCACGCTGGTGATCGCGCACCGCTTGTCCACCATCGAACACGCCGACCAGGTGCTGGTGATGGACCATGGCCGCATCGTCGAGCGCGGCACCCACAGCGAGCTGCTGGCGCTGGGCGGGTTGTACGAACACCTGCACAAGATGCAGTTCCGCGAAAGGCAGCCCTGA
- the lpxK gene encoding tetraacyldisaccharide 4'-kinase, giving the protein MASKGSQTPSYWYDGSAVPFAARVLAPVYGGVVALRRALYRRGWFKRHALPVPVIVVGNVTAGGTGKTPLTIALVDRLREAGWKPGVASRGYGREEAKTARWVDADTETALGGDEPVLIAWKTGVPVRVDADRVAAGKALIEAGCDIIVCDDGLQHYRLARDVEIEVVDAQRRYGNGRLIPAGPLREPASRARDCDFRVVNLGQASADPAALASCGFGEWAMQMHIDRAQPLSGGRARALSHFRGQRVHAVAGIAHPQRFFDMLRAQGIGVVPHAFADHHAYQPADLRFGSELPVLMTEKDAVKCKVFANEWHFAVPLSADLPAAFWVALLDRVDKLGKR; this is encoded by the coding sequence ATGGCGTCCAAGGGGTCCCAGACGCCGTCGTACTGGTATGACGGCAGTGCGGTTCCGTTCGCGGCGCGCGTGCTGGCGCCGGTGTATGGCGGCGTGGTGGCGTTGCGCAGGGCGCTGTACCGGCGCGGCTGGTTCAAGCGCCACGCATTGCCGGTGCCGGTGATCGTGGTCGGCAACGTGACCGCCGGCGGTACCGGCAAGACGCCGCTGACCATCGCGCTGGTCGACCGCCTGCGCGAAGCCGGCTGGAAACCCGGCGTGGCCAGCCGTGGCTACGGCCGCGAAGAGGCCAAGACCGCGCGCTGGGTGGATGCGGATACCGAAACCGCGCTCGGCGGCGACGAGCCGGTATTGATCGCCTGGAAAACCGGCGTGCCGGTGCGGGTCGACGCCGACCGCGTGGCGGCCGGCAAGGCGCTCATCGAAGCCGGCTGCGACATCATCGTCTGCGACGACGGCCTGCAGCACTACCGGCTGGCGCGCGACGTCGAAATCGAAGTGGTCGACGCGCAGCGCCGCTATGGCAACGGCCGGCTGATCCCGGCCGGTCCGTTGCGCGAACCAGCCAGCCGCGCGCGCGACTGCGACTTCCGCGTGGTCAACCTGGGCCAGGCCAGCGCCGACCCGGCTGCGCTCGCGTCGTGCGGGTTCGGCGAATGGGCGATGCAGATGCATATCGACCGCGCCCAGCCGCTCAGTGGCGGCCGTGCCCGCGCGCTGTCGCACTTCCGTGGCCAGCGCGTGCATGCGGTGGCCGGCATCGCGCACCCGCAGCGCTTTTTCGACATGCTGCGCGCGCAGGGCATCGGCGTGGTTCCGCACGCCTTCGCCGACCACCACGCCTACCAGCCGGCCGACCTGCGCTTCGGCAGCGAGCTGCCGGTGCTGATGACCGAAAAGGACGCGGTGAAGTGCAAGGTGTTCGCGAACGAATGGCATTTCGCCGTGCCGTTGTCGGCCGACCTGCCGGCCGCCTTCTGGGTCGCACTGCTCGACCGCGTGGATAAACTCGGCAAGCGCTGA
- the kdsB gene encoding 3-deoxy-manno-octulosonate cytidylyltransferase translates to MSQPVDFVVAIPARYAASRLPGKPLRLLGGTPLVLHVAERALQAGAREVWVATDDTRIADALQGLPTVKVAMTDASHASGTDRLAECARQAGWSDDTLVVNLQGDEPFAPADGIRAVAEALVYSGADMATLATPVEDAETLFDPNVVKVVRQQNLDALYFSRAPIPWDRDGFARSRDSLSGPHWLRHIGIYAYRAGFLQRFAALPPGRLEQLESLEQLRVLEAGHRLSVALSPAAFPPGIDTPADLERAEAWLARRQIDGGTTVA, encoded by the coding sequence ATGAGCCAGCCCGTCGATTTCGTTGTCGCCATTCCGGCGCGCTACGCCGCTTCGCGCCTGCCCGGCAAACCGCTGCGGCTGCTCGGCGGCACCCCGCTGGTGCTGCACGTGGCCGAACGCGCCCTGCAGGCCGGGGCACGCGAGGTCTGGGTGGCCACCGACGACACCCGCATCGCCGACGCGCTGCAGGGCCTGCCCACGGTGAAGGTGGCGATGACCGACGCCAGCCACGCCTCGGGCACCGACCGCCTGGCCGAGTGCGCACGGCAGGCAGGCTGGTCGGACGACACCCTGGTGGTCAACCTGCAGGGCGACGAACCGTTCGCGCCGGCCGACGGCATCCGCGCCGTGGCCGAAGCGCTGGTCTACAGCGGGGCCGACATGGCCACCCTGGCGACCCCGGTCGAAGACGCCGAGACCCTGTTCGACCCGAACGTGGTCAAGGTCGTGCGCCAGCAGAACCTGGACGCGCTGTACTTCAGCCGCGCGCCGATCCCGTGGGACCGCGACGGCTTCGCGCGCTCGCGCGACAGCCTTTCCGGGCCGCACTGGCTGCGCCATATCGGCATCTATGCCTACCGCGCCGGGTTCCTGCAGCGCTTTGCCGCGCTGCCGCCGGGCCGGCTCGAACAGCTGGAATCGCTGGAGCAGCTGCGGGTGCTGGAAGCCGGGCACCGCCTCAGCGTGGCGCTGTCCCCGGCAGCCTTCCCGCCGGGCATCGACACCCCGGCCGACCTGGAGCGTGCCGAGGCCTGGCTGGCCCGTCGTCAAATTGACGGTGGCACGACGGTTGCATGA